From Pedobacter indicus, a single genomic window includes:
- a CDS encoding GMC oxidoreductase, which translates to MAENTYDAIVIGSGISGGWAAKELTEKGLKTIVLERGWNVEHIKDYQNNTKDPWEFPHRGGRTQEMIENYPVLKRDYPLNEKNLKFWVNEQESPYTEVKRFDWYRGYQVGGRSLTWGRQSYRWSDLDFEGNAKDGIAIDWPLRYKDIAPWYSYAEKFAGISGNKDGLSVLPDGDFMPPMEMNVVEKHVSARIKEHYKNQRHMIIGRVANITVPHHDRTNCQYQNKCWLGCNFGGYFSSNSATLPAAAKTGNLTVRPFSIVTQILYDKDTKKATGVEIIDAETNQTYTFNAKVVFVCASAFNSAWVLMNSATDVWEGGLGSSSGELGHNVMDHHFRLGASGRIEGYEDKYYYGSRPNGIYIPRFQNVGDDKRDYLRGFGYQGSASRSGWSRNIAELNIGGEFKDALSEPGDWSIGITAFGEILPDHSNKITLDKEKKDKWGLPVLAMDCELKENELKMRKDMTAEAKEMLESAGAVDVNTWDSGYAFGQGIHEMGTARMGHDPKTSVLNKHNQVWDALNVFVTDGACMTSAAAVNPSLTYMALTARAVDYAVSELKKQNL; encoded by the coding sequence ATGGCAGAGAACACTTATGATGCAATCGTAATCGGATCCGGAATCAGCGGCGGATGGGCTGCCAAGGAATTAACTGAGAAAGGATTAAAAACGATTGTATTGGAAAGAGGGTGGAATGTTGAACACATTAAAGATTACCAAAACAACACCAAAGACCCATGGGAGTTTCCACATCGTGGAGGCCGTACCCAAGAAATGATTGAAAATTACCCTGTTTTAAAAAGAGATTACCCTCTTAATGAGAAGAATCTTAAATTTTGGGTAAATGAACAAGAAAGTCCGTATACAGAAGTTAAGCGATTCGACTGGTACCGTGGTTATCAGGTAGGAGGGCGTTCTTTAACATGGGGGCGCCAAAGCTACCGATGGAGTGATCTTGACTTTGAAGGAAACGCCAAAGATGGTATCGCAATCGACTGGCCATTACGTTATAAAGATATCGCACCATGGTATAGTTATGCGGAAAAATTTGCAGGAATCAGTGGGAATAAAGATGGCTTGTCAGTATTGCCTGACGGCGACTTCATGCCTCCGATGGAAATGAACGTGGTCGAAAAGCATGTATCTGCGCGGATAAAAGAACACTACAAGAACCAAAGACATATGATTATTGGTCGTGTAGCGAACATCACCGTGCCACATCATGACCGTACCAATTGTCAGTACCAAAACAAATGTTGGTTAGGATGTAATTTTGGAGGCTATTTCAGCTCGAATTCAGCGACATTACCAGCTGCGGCAAAAACTGGAAATCTGACCGTTCGTCCTTTCTCTATCGTGACCCAAATATTGTACGATAAGGACACAAAAAAAGCGACCGGTGTAGAAATTATTGATGCTGAAACAAATCAGACCTATACCTTCAATGCGAAAGTAGTCTTTGTTTGCGCTTCTGCGTTTAATTCAGCCTGGGTACTGATGAATTCCGCAACCGATGTATGGGAGGGCGGCTTAGGTAGCAGTAGTGGCGAATTGGGGCACAATGTAATGGATCATCATTTCCGTCTGGGAGCAAGCGGCCGTATCGAAGGCTATGAAGACAAATATTATTATGGATCCCGACCGAACGGTATTTATATCCCCCGTTTTCAAAACGTAGGAGACGATAAACGTGATTATTTAAGAGGTTTTGGATACCAGGGATCTGCCAGCAGATCAGGTTGGTCCAGAAACATCGCTGAGTTAAATATAGGTGGAGAGTTTAAAGATGCATTGAGCGAACCGGGCGACTGGTCGATCGGCATCACCGCTTTCGGTGAGATTTTACCAGATCATAGTAACAAGATCACGCTAGACAAAGAGAAAAAAGACAAATGGGGACTTCCTGTTTTAGCGATGGACTGCGAACTGAAAGAAAATGAGCTGAAAATGCGGAAAGACATGACCGCAGAAGCAAAAGAAATGCTCGAAAGTGCGGGTGCTGTTGACGTGAACACTTGGGATTCAGGTTACGCATTCGGTCAGGGAATCCACGAAATGGGGACTGCCCGAATGGGACATGATCCTAAAACGTCGGTTTTAAACAAGCATAACCAAGTGTGGGATGCACTAAACGTATTTGTTACTGACGGTGCTTGTATGACGTCGGCGGCAGCAGTTAACCCATCACTTACTTATATGGCCTTAACAGCCCGTGCGGTTGACTATGCTGTAAGTGAGTTGAAAAAACAAAACCTTTAA
- a CDS encoding nucleoside permease has translation MNAGIRFKLSFMMFLEFFVWGGWFVTLGTFLSQNLQASGPETANVFSTQSWGAIIAPFIIGLIADRYFNAERILGVLHIVGAILMYQMYTAPDVSVFFPYALGYMIIYMPTLALVNSISFRQMDNPEKNFSAIRVWGTIGWIAAGLAISYIFQWDSQPGALKYTFLMAGVGSLILGLFSFILPKTPPIKKNSEEKSTISEILGLDAMKLLKDRNFLIFFISSILICIPLAFYYQNANLFLNEIGMENPTGKMTIGQISEALFLLLLPLFFTKFGFKKTILIGMLAWVIRYVLFAYGNVNELSYMLIIGIALHGVCYDFFFVSGQIYTDSKAGEKYKSSAQGLITLATYGIGQLIGFQVAGVVSEHYQGLATAEFWHSVWLIPAAIAGAVFLIFLISFRNEKTEAPVLEQ, from the coding sequence ATGAACGCTGGCATACGCTTTAAACTGTCATTCATGATGTTCCTCGAATTTTTTGTTTGGGGAGGCTGGTTTGTAACACTGGGAACATTCTTAAGTCAAAATCTACAGGCATCAGGACCGGAAACCGCAAACGTTTTTTCGACACAATCTTGGGGGGCAATCATTGCTCCATTTATCATCGGACTCATCGCTGACAGGTATTTTAATGCCGAGCGTATATTAGGTGTATTGCACATCGTTGGTGCTATATTAATGTATCAAATGTATACAGCGCCTGATGTGTCTGTCTTTTTTCCTTATGCTTTGGGTTATATGATTATCTACATGCCAACCCTGGCATTGGTAAACTCCATCTCGTTCCGTCAAATGGATAATCCAGAAAAAAACTTTTCCGCGATACGGGTATGGGGTACAATTGGTTGGATTGCTGCTGGTTTGGCGATCAGCTATATTTTCCAATGGGATTCACAACCGGGAGCATTAAAATACACATTCCTTATGGCTGGAGTTGGTTCCCTAATCTTGGGGCTTTTCAGTTTTATATTACCTAAAACACCCCCTATCAAAAAGAACTCGGAGGAAAAAAGCACAATTTCGGAAATTTTAGGTCTGGATGCGATGAAACTCCTAAAGGATCGAAATTTTCTTATATTTTTTATTTCGTCTATATTAATTTGTATCCCACTTGCTTTTTATTATCAAAATGCGAACTTATTTCTAAATGAAATCGGGATGGAAAACCCTACCGGGAAAATGACGATAGGTCAAATTTCTGAAGCGTTATTTTTATTATTGTTACCTCTGTTCTTCACAAAATTCGGATTTAAGAAGACAATTTTAATAGGTATGTTAGCATGGGTGATCCGCTATGTGCTATTTGCTTATGGAAATGTAAACGAACTGTCCTACATGTTAATTATTGGTATCGCACTTCACGGTGTGTGCTATGACTTTTTCTTTGTATCTGGACAAATCTATACTGATTCTAAAGCTGGCGAAAAGTATAAAAGCTCGGCTCAAGGTCTGATTACACTTGCTACCTATGGTATCGGACAGCTGATTGGCTTTCAGGTAGCAGGGGTCGTTAGCGAACATTACCAAGGTCTGGCTACCGCTGAGTTTTGGCACAGCGTATGGCTAATTCCAGCTGCTATAGCCGGTGCCGTGTTCCTGATCTTCCTGATCTCCTTTAGAAATGAAAAAACAGAAGCTCCGGTACTCGAGCAGTAA
- a CDS encoding hydroxypyruvate isomerase family protein yields MKRGKFIQNSILAAGAVVSGSGIPAFGSERKKSTTQNNQPFKMNYAPHQGQFQNHAGKSFVDQIQFMYDQGFRAIEDNGYLKRSVEEQEAIGNKLAKLGMTMGVFVVDGGDNWKTSLTTGKQEFHDNFIKTCHQCVEAAKRCNAKWLTVVPGFFDRSQPLGIQTSNVINSLRYAAEIFEPEGLVMVIETLSDTPDLLLQKTNETYLVCKAVDSPSCKILYDFYHMQRNEGDLLKTIDRCWDEIAYFQIGDNPGRKEPGTGEINYKNAMKHLYDKGFKGIMGMEHGLAGSGKEGELKLIEAYREIDNF; encoded by the coding sequence ATGAAGAGAGGAAAATTTATTCAGAACAGTATACTGGCGGCAGGCGCCGTAGTTTCCGGATCGGGTATCCCCGCATTTGGGTCAGAGCGGAAAAAATCGACGACTCAAAACAACCAACCTTTCAAAATGAATTATGCACCTCATCAAGGTCAGTTTCAAAACCATGCCGGGAAATCCTTTGTTGATCAAATACAGTTTATGTACGATCAAGGCTTCCGTGCTATCGAAGACAACGGCTATCTCAAAAGGTCGGTAGAGGAGCAGGAAGCTATTGGCAATAAACTCGCTAAATTAGGTATGACCATGGGGGTATTCGTTGTAGATGGCGGAGATAACTGGAAAACCTCATTGACTACCGGAAAGCAAGAGTTTCACGACAATTTTATAAAAACCTGCCACCAATGTGTTGAAGCTGCGAAACGGTGTAACGCAAAATGGCTGACAGTCGTACCCGGATTTTTTGACCGTTCGCAACCCTTGGGAATTCAAACCTCTAATGTGATCAATAGTCTGCGCTATGCTGCAGAGATATTTGAACCAGAAGGGCTGGTTATGGTGATTGAAACACTTAGTGATACACCTGATCTATTACTTCAAAAAACTAATGAAACCTACTTAGTTTGCAAAGCAGTAGATAGTCCATCATGTAAAATTCTATATGATTTCTACCATATGCAGAGGAACGAAGGGGATTTATTAAAAACAATCGATCGTTGCTGGGATGAAATTGCCTATTTTCAAATCGGTGACAATCCGGGAAGGAAGGAGCCAGGAACTGGTGAGATTAATTATAAGAATGCTATGAAGCACCTCTATGATAAAGGTTTCAAGGGGATTATGGGTATGGAACACGGACTAGCAGGTTCAGGAAAAGAAGGTGAACTCAAACTTATTGAGGCCTATCGGGAAATCGATAATTTCTAA